A portion of the Channa argus isolate prfri chromosome 19, Channa argus male v1.0, whole genome shotgun sequence genome contains these proteins:
- the LOC137104369 gene encoding sialic acid-binding Ig-like lectin 13 isoform X3: MTTAGYMVHYGSAKIHKLFSSCYVGEQVCVNMDLLGMLLSVLFVSGASADCSKPADLFITAPQKMEALSGSCLMIPCNFRPKLEQEFSSTSKTFGIWIKNNFRFKDHSNNVIFNSSGTVNIYPMKITGNLSEKNCTTVFSDLTTKHTDTYYFRIENKPIKATASCDPLQITVKDSAPSPIIKIPGDVKEKESVTITCSALTPCPHSPPKLTWTLQQDPHTNTEENTDGTFTTKIQDTFTLSDRHDGLTINCSATYTVNRGRDVRTAETQETLRVSYAPKDTSASISPSGSVSAGTWVNLSCSSRARPPVSSFTWFNSSTDGARTVSEGAFYSFNATQGGVYYCVAANDLGNQTSALIQLIIGGPQFPVQRVVLVIKILGIVLLVTTLIIFECWFRSRTITKVKETAEADHVHTVTELTR, encoded by the exons ATGACGACTGCCGGTTACATGGTTCATTACGGTTCTGCTAAAATTCACAAACTGTTCAGCAGCTGTTACGTTGG ggaacaagtgtgtgtgaacatggaTTTGCTCGGCATGTTACTGAGTGTCCTCTTTGTTTCAG GAGCTTCAGCTGATTGTTCTAAGCCAGCAGATCTTTTTATTACTGCACCACAGAAGATGGAAGCACTGAGTGGATCCTGTTTGATGATCCCATGTAACTTTAGACCTAAATTAGAACAGGAATTCAGCAGCACAAGCAAAACCTTTGGCATAtggattaaaaacaatttcagattTAAAGATCATTCAAACAATGTGATCTTCAACAGCAGTGGGACAGTTAACATTTATCCAATGAAGATCACTGGAAACCTCAGTGAAAAAAACTGCACCACTGTATTTTCTGATTtaaccacaaaacacacagacacatattacTTCAGAATAGAGAACAAACCAATCAAGGCAACAGCTTCCTGTGATCCTCTTCAAATAACAGTTAAAG ATTCTGCTCCGAGCCCCATCATTAAAATCCCAGGTGATGTGAAGGAGAAGGAGTCTGTCACTATAACCTGCTCAGCTCTCACTCCCTGTCCACACTCCCCTCCTAAACTCACCTGGACTCTGCAACAAGACCCTCACAccaacacagaggaaaacacagatggaaCCTTTACAACTAAAATCCAGGACACCTTCACTCTGTCAGACAGACATGATGGACTCACCATCAACTGTTCTGCCACATATACTGTGAATAGAGGAAGAGACGTCAggacagcagagacacaagaGACGCTCAGAGTGTCAT ATGCCCCCAAGGACACGTCAGCCTCCATCAGTCCATCAGGTTCGGTGTCAGCAGGGACCTGGGTGAATCTGAGCTGCTCCAGCAGAGCCAGGCCTCCTGTCAGCAGCTTCACCtggttcaacagcagcacagatggAGCCAGGACTGTGTCTGAAGGAGCCTTTTACAGCTTTAATGCAACACAGGGAGGAGTTTATTACTGTGTGGCTGCTAATGATCTTGGAAACCAGACGTCAGCACTGATCCAGCTGATTATTGGAG GTCCACAGTTTCCAGTGCAACGTGTTGTTCTTGTAATAAAGATCTTGGGAATTGTGCTGCTTGTCACTACATTAATCATCTTTGAGTG CTGGTTCAGATCAAGAACCATCACCAAAGTTAAG GAAACAGCAGAAGCCGACCACGTCCACACAGTGACTGAGTTGACACGATGA
- the LOC137104369 gene encoding B-cell receptor CD22-like isoform X1: protein MTTAGYMVHYGSAKIHKLFSSCYVGEQVCVNMDLLGMLLSVLFVSGASADCSKPADLFITAPQKMEALSGSCLMIPCNFRPKLEQEFSSTSKTFGIWIKNNFRFKDHSNNVIFNSSGTVNIYPMKITGNLSEKNCTTVFSDLTTKHTDTYYFRIENKPIKATASCDPLQITVKDSAPSPIIKIPGDVKEKESVTITCSALTPCPHSPPKLTWTLQQDPHTNTEENTDGTFTTKIQDTFTLSDRHDGLTINCSATYTVNRGRDVRTAETQETLRVSYAPKDTSASISPSGSVSAGTWVNLSCSSRARPPVSSFTWFNSSTDGARTVSEGAFYSFNATQGGVYYCVAANDLGNQTSALIQLIIGGNKLFLTWAAVIGGIIGVVVVTYVAITMWWLKSKHPSSHQTQSLTNADPVYQEPTTTIEEENVLYDNLNFSSLRTEVSYDSVQDSGQQQDIVCAQVKVSKTSNRLTADGPEVLYGQVKKK from the exons ATGACGACTGCCGGTTACATGGTTCATTACGGTTCTGCTAAAATTCACAAACTGTTCAGCAGCTGTTACGTTGG ggaacaagtgtgtgtgaacatggaTTTGCTCGGCATGTTACTGAGTGTCCTCTTTGTTTCAG GAGCTTCAGCTGATTGTTCTAAGCCAGCAGATCTTTTTATTACTGCACCACAGAAGATGGAAGCACTGAGTGGATCCTGTTTGATGATCCCATGTAACTTTAGACCTAAATTAGAACAGGAATTCAGCAGCACAAGCAAAACCTTTGGCATAtggattaaaaacaatttcagattTAAAGATCATTCAAACAATGTGATCTTCAACAGCAGTGGGACAGTTAACATTTATCCAATGAAGATCACTGGAAACCTCAGTGAAAAAAACTGCACCACTGTATTTTCTGATTtaaccacaaaacacacagacacatattacTTCAGAATAGAGAACAAACCAATCAAGGCAACAGCTTCCTGTGATCCTCTTCAAATAACAGTTAAAG ATTCTGCTCCGAGCCCCATCATTAAAATCCCAGGTGATGTGAAGGAGAAGGAGTCTGTCACTATAACCTGCTCAGCTCTCACTCCCTGTCCACACTCCCCTCCTAAACTCACCTGGACTCTGCAACAAGACCCTCACAccaacacagaggaaaacacagatggaaCCTTTACAACTAAAATCCAGGACACCTTCACTCTGTCAGACAGACATGATGGACTCACCATCAACTGTTCTGCCACATATACTGTGAATAGAGGAAGAGACGTCAggacagcagagacacaagaGACGCTCAGAGTGTCAT ATGCCCCCAAGGACACGTCAGCCTCCATCAGTCCATCAGGTTCGGTGTCAGCAGGGACCTGGGTGAATCTGAGCTGCTCCAGCAGAGCCAGGCCTCCTGTCAGCAGCTTCACCtggttcaacagcagcacagatggAGCCAGGACTGTGTCTGAAGGAGCCTTTTACAGCTTTAATGCAACACAGGGAGGAGTTTATTACTGTGTGGCTGCTAATGATCTTGGAAACCAGACGTCAGCACTGATCCAGCTGATTATTGGAG GAAATAAACTCTTTTTAACATGGGCAGCAGTTATTGGAGGAATCATTGGGGTTGTTGTAGTAACCTATGTGGCCATTACCATGTG GTGGTTGAAGTCAAAACATCCATCTTCACATCAAACACAG AGTCTAACGAATGCAGATCCAGTTTATCAAGAACCAACCACAACcatagaagaagaaaatgtcCTTTATGACAATTTAAACTTCTCCAGCCTGAGAACTGAAGTGTCCTATGACTCAGTGCAGGACAGTGGACAGCAGCAGGATATAGTGTGTGCTCAGGTCAAAGTGTCCAAGACATCAAACAGATTAACTGCTGATGGGCCAGAGGTTCTTTATGGTcaagtgaagaaaaaataa
- the LOC137104374 gene encoding sialic acid-binding Ig-like lectin 13 isoform X2 — MDLLGMLLSVLFVSGASADCPMKPDLFITAPKKMEALSGSCLMIPCNFRPNPEEGFSSTREIFGVWIKNDSRFGPNPNNVIFNSSGTVNINPMKITGNLREKNCTTVFSNLTTTHTDTYYFRIENEPFKATASCDSLQITVKDSAPRPIIKIPGDLKEKESVTITCSALTPCPHSPPKLTWTLQQDPHTNIVNTNGTFTTKIQETITLSDRHDGSTISCSATYPVNGGRDVRTAETQETLRVSYAPKDTSASISPSGLVSAGTWVNLSCSSRARPPVSSFTWFKSSKDGARTVSEGAFYSFNATQRGVYYCVAANDLGNQTSAQIRLSIGDSAPSPIIKISGDVKEKESVTITCSALTPCPHSPPKLTWTLQQDPHTNIEENRDGTFTTKIQDTFTLSDRHDGSTISCSATYPVNGGRDVRTAETQETLRVSYAPKDTSASISPSGLVSAGTWVNLSSTSRARPPVSSFTWFKSSKDGARTVSEGAFYSFNATQGGVYYCVAANDLGNQTSAKIRLSIGELSLLWAAVTGGISGVVLLICVAITFCCS; from the exons atggaTTTGCTCGGCATGTTACTGAGTGTCCTCTTTGTTTCAG GAGCTTCAGCTGATTGTCCTATGAAACCAGATCTTTTCATTACTGCACCAAAGAAGATGGAAGCACTGAGTGGATCCTGTTTGATGATTCCATGTAACTTTAGACCTAATCCAGAAGAAGGATTCAGCAGCACAAGAGAAATCTTTGGAGTTTGGATTAAAAATGACTCCAGATTTGGCCCAAATCCAAACAATGTGATCTTCAACAGCAGTGGGACAGTTAACATTAATCCAATGAAGATCACTGGAAacctgagagagaaaaactgcaccactgtattttctaatttaaccacaacacacacagacacatattacTTCAGAATAGAGAACGAACCATTCAAGGCAACAGCTTCCTGTGATTCTCTTCAAATAACAGTTAAAG ATTCTGCTCCGAGACCCATCATTAAAATCCCAGGTGATTTGAAGGAGAAGGAGTCTGTCACTATAACCTGCTCAGCTCTCACTCCCTGTCCACACTCCCCTCCTAAACTCACCTGGACTCTGCAACAAGACCCTCACACCAACATAGTGAACACAAATGGAACCTTTACAACTAAAATCCAGGAGACCATCACTCTGTCAGACAGACATGATGGATCCACCATCAGCTGTTCTGCCACATATCCTGTGAATGGAGGAAGAGACGTCAggacagcagagacacaagaGACGCTCAGAGTGTCAT ATGCCCCCAAGGACACGTCAGCCTCCATCAGTCCATCAGGTTTGGTGTCAGCAGGGACCTGGGTGAATCTGAGCTGCTCCAGCAGAGCCAGGCCTCCTGTCAGCAGCTTCACCTGGTTCAAGAGCAGCAAAGATGGAGCCAGGACTGTGTCTGAAGGAGCCTTTTACAGCTTTAATGCAACACAGAGAGGAGTTTATTACTGTGTGGCTGCTAATGATCTTGGAAACCAGACGTCAGCACAGATCAGGCTGAGTATTGGAG ATTCTGCTCCGAGCCCCATCATTAAAATCTCAGGTGATGTGAAGGAGAAGGAGTCTGTCACTATAACCTGCTCAGCTCTCACTCCCTGTCCACACTCCCCTCCTAAACTCACCTGGACTCTGCAACAAGACCCTCACACCAACATAGAGGAAAACAGAGATGGAACCTTTACAACTAAAATCCAGGACACCTTCACTCTGTCAGACAGACATGATGGATCCACCATCAGCTGTTCTGCCACATATCCTGTGAATGGAGGAAGAGACGTCAggacagcagagacacaagaGACACTTAGAGTTTCAT ATGCCCCCAAGGACACGTCAGCCTCCATCAGTCCATCAGGTTTGGTGTCAGCAGGGACCTGGGTGAATCTGAGCTCCACCAGCAGAGCCAGGCCTCCTGTCAGCAGCTTCACCTGGTTCAAGAGCAGCAAAGATGGAGCCAGGACTGTGTCTGAAGGAGCCTTTTACAGCTTTAATGCAACACAGGGAGGAGTTTATTACTGTGTGGCTGCTAATGATCTTGGAAACCAGACGTCAGCAAAGATCAGGCTGAGTATTGGAG AACTGTCTTTACTATGGGCAGCAGTTACTGGAGGAATCAGTGGTGTTGTTTTACTAATCTGTGTGGCCATTACCTTTTG ctgctcttaa
- the LOC137104374 gene encoding sialic acid-binding Ig-like lectin 13 isoform X1, producing the protein MDLLGMLLSVLFVSGASADCPMKPDLFITAPKKMEALSGSCLMIPCNFRPNPEEGFSSTREIFGVWIKNDSRFGPNPNNVIFNSSGTVNINPMKITGNLREKNCTTVFSNLTTTHTDTYYFRIENEPFKATASCDSLQITVKDSAPRPIIKIPGDLKEKESVTITCSALTPCPHSPPKLTWTLQQDPHTNIVNTNGTFTTKIQETITLSDRHDGSTISCSATYPVNGGRDVRTAETQETLRVSYAPKDTSASISPSGLVSAGTWVNLSCSSRARPPVSSFTWFKSSKDGARTVSEGAFYSFNATQRGVYYCVAANDLGNQTSAQIRLSIGGTHPGALAGGLIVVFVLICVVVAIWWLKYKHRSTQTEFSQSPNDPAPQQPETTTGEETVHYGEINFSSPRPEPRSHLVQDQGQDTLYAQVKVSERTNILTQTSDGPENLYAEVKKK; encoded by the exons atggaTTTGCTCGGCATGTTACTGAGTGTCCTCTTTGTTTCAG GAGCTTCAGCTGATTGTCCTATGAAACCAGATCTTTTCATTACTGCACCAAAGAAGATGGAAGCACTGAGTGGATCCTGTTTGATGATTCCATGTAACTTTAGACCTAATCCAGAAGAAGGATTCAGCAGCACAAGAGAAATCTTTGGAGTTTGGATTAAAAATGACTCCAGATTTGGCCCAAATCCAAACAATGTGATCTTCAACAGCAGTGGGACAGTTAACATTAATCCAATGAAGATCACTGGAAacctgagagagaaaaactgcaccactgtattttctaatttaaccacaacacacacagacacatattacTTCAGAATAGAGAACGAACCATTCAAGGCAACAGCTTCCTGTGATTCTCTTCAAATAACAGTTAAAG ATTCTGCTCCGAGACCCATCATTAAAATCCCAGGTGATTTGAAGGAGAAGGAGTCTGTCACTATAACCTGCTCAGCTCTCACTCCCTGTCCACACTCCCCTCCTAAACTCACCTGGACTCTGCAACAAGACCCTCACACCAACATAGTGAACACAAATGGAACCTTTACAACTAAAATCCAGGAGACCATCACTCTGTCAGACAGACATGATGGATCCACCATCAGCTGTTCTGCCACATATCCTGTGAATGGAGGAAGAGACGTCAggacagcagagacacaagaGACGCTCAGAGTGTCAT ATGCCCCCAAGGACACGTCAGCCTCCATCAGTCCATCAGGTTTGGTGTCAGCAGGGACCTGGGTGAATCTGAGCTGCTCCAGCAGAGCCAGGCCTCCTGTCAGCAGCTTCACCTGGTTCAAGAGCAGCAAAGATGGAGCCAGGACTGTGTCTGAAGGAGCCTTTTACAGCTTTAATGCAACACAGAGAGGAGTTTATTACTGTGTGGCTGCTAATGATCTTGGAAACCAGACGTCAGCACAGATCAGGCTGAGTATTGGAG GAACACATCCGGGAGCTCTTGCTGGAGGACTCATTGTGGTTTTTGTACTCATCTGTGTGGTTGTTGCTATTTG GTGGTTAAAGTACAAACATCGATCTACACAAACAGAG TTTTCACAAAGTCCAAACGATCCAGCTCCTCAACAACCTGAGACAACAACAGGAGAAGAGACTGTCCATTATGGAGAGATCAACTTTTCAAGCCCGAGACCTGAACCACGTTCACATTTAGTGCAGGACCAGGGACAGGACACTTTGTATGCACAGGTCAAAGTGTCTGAGAGAACAAACATCTTAACACAGACTTCTGATGGCCCAGAGAATCTCTACgctgaagtaaagaaaaaataa
- the LOC137104704 gene encoding myelin-associated glycoprotein-like, with amino-acid sequence MEALSGSCLMFPCNFRPKSEEGFSSTRKTYGVWIKSDSRFGLNPNNVIFNSSGTVNIYPMKITGNLTEKNCTTVFSNLTTTHTDTYYFRIENKPFMATASCDPLQITVKDSAPSPIIKIPGDVKEKESVTITCSALTPCPHSPPKLTWTLQQDPHTNIVNTNGTFTTKIQETITLSDRHDGSTISCSATYPVNGGRDIRTAETQETLRVSYAPKDTSASISPSGLVSAGTWVNLSCSSRAQPPVSSFTWFKSSKDGARTVSEGAFYSFNATQGGVYYCVAANDLGNQTSALIQLIIGGKY; translated from the exons ATGGAAGCACTGAGTGGATCCTGTTTGATGTTCCCATGTAACTTCAGACCTAAATCAGAAGAAGGATTCAGCAGCACAAGGAAAACCTACGGAGTTTGGATTAAAAGTGACTCCAGATTTGGCCTAAATCCAAACAATGTGATCTTCAACAGCAGTGGGACAGTTAACATTTATCCAATGAAGATCACTGGAAACCTGACTGAGAAAAACTGCACCActgtattttctaatttaaccacaacacacacagacacatattacTTCAGAATAGAGAACAAACCATTCATGGCAACAGCTTCCTGTGATCCTCTTCAAATAACAGTTAAAG ATTCTGCTCCGAGCCCCATCATTAAAATCCCAGGTGATGTGAAGGAGAAGGAGTCTGTCACTATAACCTGCTCAGCTCTCACTCCCTGTCCACACTCCCCTCCTAAACTCACCTGGACTCTGCAACAAGACCCTCACACCAACATAGTGAACACAAATGGAACCTTTACAACTAAAATCCAGGAGACCATCACTCTGTCAGACAGACATGATGGATCCACCATCAGCTGTTCTGCCACATATCCTGTGAATGGAGGAAGAGACATCAggacagcagagacacaagaGACGCTCAGAGTTTCAT ATGCCCCCAAGGACACGTCAGCCTCCATCAGTCCATCAGGTTTGGTGTCAGCAGGGACCTGGGTAAATCTGAGCTGCTCCAGCAGAGCCCAGCCTCCTGTCAGCAGCTTCACCTGGTTCAAGAGCAGCAAAGATGGAGCCAGGACTGTGTCTGAAGGAGCGTTTTACAGCTTTAATGCAACACAGGGAGGAGTTTATTACTGTGTGGCTGCTAATGATCTTGGAAACCAGACCTCAGCACTGATCCAGCTGATTATTGGAGGTAAATACTGA
- the LOC137104369 gene encoding sialoadhesin-like isoform X2, producing the protein MTTAGYMVHYGSAKIHKLFSSCYVGEQVCVNMDLLGMLLSVLFVSGASADCSKPADLFITAPQKMEALSGSCLMIPCNFRPKLEQEFSSTSKTFGIWIKNNFRFKDHSNNVIFNSSGTVNIYPMKITGNLSEKNCTTVFSDLTTKHTDTYYFRIENKPIKATASCDPLQITVKDPHTNTEENTDGTFTTKIQDTFTLSDRHDGLTINCSATYTVNRGRDVRTAETQETLRVSYAPKDTSASISPSGSVSAGTWVNLSCSSRARPPVSSFTWFNSSTDGARTVSEGAFYSFNATQGGVYYCVAANDLGNQTSALIQLIIGGNKLFLTWAAVIGGIIGVVVVTYVAITMWWLKSKHPSSHQTQSLTNADPVYQEPTTTIEEENVLYDNLNFSSLRTEVSYDSVQDSGQQQDIVCAQVKVSKTSNRLTADGPEVLYGQVKKK; encoded by the exons ATGACGACTGCCGGTTACATGGTTCATTACGGTTCTGCTAAAATTCACAAACTGTTCAGCAGCTGTTACGTTGG ggaacaagtgtgtgtgaacatggaTTTGCTCGGCATGTTACTGAGTGTCCTCTTTGTTTCAG GAGCTTCAGCTGATTGTTCTAAGCCAGCAGATCTTTTTATTACTGCACCACAGAAGATGGAAGCACTGAGTGGATCCTGTTTGATGATCCCATGTAACTTTAGACCTAAATTAGAACAGGAATTCAGCAGCACAAGCAAAACCTTTGGCATAtggattaaaaacaatttcagattTAAAGATCATTCAAACAATGTGATCTTCAACAGCAGTGGGACAGTTAACATTTATCCAATGAAGATCACTGGAAACCTCAGTGAAAAAAACTGCACCACTGTATTTTCTGATTtaaccacaaaacacacagacacatattacTTCAGAATAGAGAACAAACCAATCAAGGCAACAGCTTCCTGTGATCCTCTTCAAATAACAGTTAAAG ACCCTCACAccaacacagaggaaaacacagatggaaCCTTTACAACTAAAATCCAGGACACCTTCACTCTGTCAGACAGACATGATGGACTCACCATCAACTGTTCTGCCACATATACTGTGAATAGAGGAAGAGACGTCAggacagcagagacacaagaGACGCTCAGAGTGTCAT ATGCCCCCAAGGACACGTCAGCCTCCATCAGTCCATCAGGTTCGGTGTCAGCAGGGACCTGGGTGAATCTGAGCTGCTCCAGCAGAGCCAGGCCTCCTGTCAGCAGCTTCACCtggttcaacagcagcacagatggAGCCAGGACTGTGTCTGAAGGAGCCTTTTACAGCTTTAATGCAACACAGGGAGGAGTTTATTACTGTGTGGCTGCTAATGATCTTGGAAACCAGACGTCAGCACTGATCCAGCTGATTATTGGAG GAAATAAACTCTTTTTAACATGGGCAGCAGTTATTGGAGGAATCATTGGGGTTGTTGTAGTAACCTATGTGGCCATTACCATGTG GTGGTTGAAGTCAAAACATCCATCTTCACATCAAACACAG AGTCTAACGAATGCAGATCCAGTTTATCAAGAACCAACCACAACcatagaagaagaaaatgtcCTTTATGACAATTTAAACTTCTCCAGCCTGAGAACTGAAGTGTCCTATGACTCAGTGCAGGACAGTGGACAGCAGCAGGATATAGTGTGTGCTCAGGTCAAAGTGTCCAAGACATCAAACAGATTAACTGCTGATGGGCCAGAGGTTCTTTATGGTcaagtgaagaaaaaataa